GAACTGGTTTTTCTCGTCGGTGGCAATGGCAGTGGCAAATCCACCTTGGCCAAGATTGTAACCGGCCTCTATTTTCCTGAAGTCGGCGAGATTCGTTGGAATGGCAAACGGGTGGACAATTCGAATCGCGATGATTACCGCCAACTGTTTTCAGCCATTTTCTCTGATTTCTACCTGTTCGATAATCTAATGGGCTTGAACCGGCCTGATCTGGATGCAAAAGCGAAGGAATATCTCGTCCAGTTACACCTGGATCATAAGATTTCCGTCAAAGACGGCAAGCTCTCCACTACTTCGGTATCGCAAGGTCAACGCAAACGGCTGGCATTGCTTACAGCTTATTTGGAAGACCGGCCATTTTATCTCTTTGACGAATGGGCATCAGACCAGGATCCCTTGTTCAAGGACGTGTTCTACACCCGCTTGCTGCCGGAGCTTAAAGCGAGGGGAAAAACCTGTTTCGTTATTACTCATGACGACAAGTATTTCTATATGGCTGACCGCGTGATCAAGCTCGATTACGGCAAGATGGAGCATTTAAATCAATTAGATGGTGAGGCTCTGGGAACGTTGATTCCGGCAACCCGCTAACGGAACACTCCAAGGGTTAAATAATAACTCCTGCCTATCATTGAAGGCCCGAGTGTGAACGTGTCCGGCGGGTAGTTGTTCTTAAACTGAAGCGAGTAGTCTGTGACAAACTTTTGAGTAAACGGTGAACCGCTTTGTACCGGAATTCAACGCCTTGAGAGACAGCGTACACGTCCATGAAGTTACATGCAACGATGCTGCATCTCCTTTCCAATGGACGGATGTGCTCGGAAAAGTCGAGTACACCCGGCTGGCTTGAACAATTATTATTTGGCTTTAATTTGAGTCCAAATCTCGTCGTAAATACGAGTTTTACCACCAAGATCTTCGAGGAATTCGAGTTTCGCTTTCACCTCTGTCGAAGGATAAATAGCGGGGTTTTTCAAGTCGGGAACCGGGATGAAGGCCATGGCCGCCTTATTCGGTGAGGCAAATTGAGTGTATCCCGAGAGTTGAGCCCCAATTCTTGCATCGAGCATGAAGTTAATGAATTTCTCCGCCAGCTCACGATGGGGTGCTTGCGCGGGAATCGCCAGATTATCGAGCCAGATCTGACTGCCCTCCTTGGGAATAAAGAAAATGGTATCCTTGTCATCGGTCATGCCACGGACACCTTCACCGCTATAGGCGATGGCGACCCGGGCACTCTTGCCAAGCACCTTGTTCTTTGCGCCTACGCTCCCTTCAAATCCGGTGGAACGTTTCTTGGCCTCGATGATGAGATCGCGCGCCTCCTTCAATTGTTTAGGATCGGTCGAGTTAAGGCTGTAACCCTTGTATTTGAGAGCGGCGCCAACCATGTCACGAACGGAATCGATCAGGATAAAGGAACCGGCTTGTTGTTTTGGATCGAAGAGCAATCCCCACGTCGGCGTGAAAGGTTGGTCTTTGGATTGCCGGGCGAAAATGCCGACCGTGCCCCACTGATACGCAGCCGTGTATTTGTTTCCCCGATCAAAGGGCGGATTGGCGAATGTTTCATCGAGATTTTTGAGATTGGGAATGTGTTCGTGGCGCAATGGAACGAGCAATCCCAGCTTTACCATGGCTGGAATCATATGGTCCGGCGGCACGACAACGTCATAGAGCGAAGCGCCGCCGCCCTGCATTTTGGCAAGCATGCTTTCCGCTTCCTCATAGAGGTCGATGTTGACCTTGCAATCAAACTGCTTTTCAAACTGGGTGACGATCTTGGGATCGATGTATTCGCTCCAGATAAAAAGGTTTAGTTTTTGTTGCTCTGCGAAGCCGGAATAGGCCGCAAGCAGCGTCGTGATGGCAATGATCAGGTATCTCTTCATCAATTTTATAATTATGTCGATTTTCTGTTGCGTTGCAACAGGGTTGCAATAATCGTGCCGAGAATGGAGGCGAGAACGATCAAGGTGGAGAGGGCATTTATATCCGGAGTGATGCCACGTTTCACCGAGGAATAGATGAAAATGGGCAGGGTGGTGGAGCCTGGCCCGCTGGTAAAAAAGCTCACCACAAAGTCGTCGAGACTAAGGGTGAACGCGAGCATGGCGCCCGCAACGATGCCAGGGATGATGAGTGGAAAGGTTATATGCAGGAATGTCTGCCACTCGTTGGCTCCAAGATCGTGAGCGGCCTCCTCAAGTGCCGGATCGAGCCCGATGAGTCGTGAACGAACCACGATGGCGACGAAGGGAATCTGAAAGGTTACGTGTGCCAGGATCATGGTAGTAAGGCCCAGTTCAAACAGGCCAAGCCATTTTCTTATCAGGGAATAAAACAGCAACAGGGAGATCGCCATGATGATGTCTGGTATAAACACCGGAACATATAAGAACCAGTTGAGCAGGCTCTTGCCTGGAAAACGGAACCGATTCAATCCGTAACCGAGCATGGTGCCGAGCACGGTGGAGATCAACGTGCTAAATACCGCGAGCAGCAACGTGTTTTTGGTGGCTGAAAGTGCGAGCGAGTTTTCCCACAGCGTGGCATACCATTGAGTGGTGAATCCGCTCCAGCCCGCGCCAAATCGGGCGGCGTTGAAGGAGTAAACAATTACTATGGCCAAAGGCGCGTAAAGAAACAGGTACAACAGACCTGCCACGATGCTTAGAGGTATTGAGGTGCGTTTCACAGCAGTGTTGGCTCTCCTTTCCCCTGGCTTTTGCGGGCATACAGCCAAAGTCCCATCATCACGAGGCCGAGCGCCACGAAAGCAATGGCTGATCCGAAAGGCCAATCGCGGCTCTGCCCAAATTGTTGCTGAATGGCATTGCCGAGCATCACGGTTTTGGCGCCTCCGAGCAGGTCTGGGATGACAAACTGACCGGTCGCAGGAAGCAAAACAAGAATCATGCCTGCAAATAAACCCGGCATGATTTGGGGCAGCAGGGCGTGGCGGAATACCTGAATCCGATTGGCACCCAAATCCATGGCAGCTTCAGCCAGACTCCAATCCAACTTTTCCACGGATGTATAGAGCGGCAGAACCAGGAACGGCAGGTAATCACAAATCATCCCAATGCCAACGGCGAAAGTGCTTGGTTGGAGTGGTTCATCAACTTTGCCAATGCCGATTGCGTGAACAAACTGAGTGATCCAACTTTCGGGCGCCAGCAGAATCTGCCACGCGTAGGTGCGAATGAGCAGGTTGGTCCAGAATGGAATTACCACCAGGGTGAGGGCCGGAGTTTTGAATCGCGCCGGCAAACGGGCGATAAAGAACGCGAGCGGCAACCCGGTGATGACACATGCCAGGGCAGTTCCGATACCAAGCGTCAGGCTGCGAAAGAGAATGATTGGATACAAGGAATCAAATCCCAGCATGCCAAAACCAAGCAGTCGTTTATAATTTTCAATGGTGAATGGAAGTTCAATCTCACCATAATCACCGCGCGACATGAAGCTGATCGCGCCAATGGCAGCCAGGGGGACCAGGAGCAGAACCACCAACCACAGTGTTGCCGGACCGGCGGTAAAGGCGGCGCGGATAAAATGACCGGCGCGTGAGAGATGTTGTCCGAAATGGGTCTCGGAGGGTTTGGGATCAACAGAGGTATTCAATTTTTTATTCGTGAGATGCAGGAGTCTGTTAGTCTTCCAATGCAATCAAAGAACTGGATGGCAAATGAACCACGAGTGTTTGGCCAGCTTGGAGTCCTTGATGCCCCGGACGGGAGTTCAGACTGCAGGCATTGAGCCTGTGTTCTCCAATTCGCAAGTGATATTGAGTTTCGGCTCCCGCTGTAGACAAGATCCTCAACGCGGGCGGTGAAATGATTCGATGCAGGTATGATGTCTGCACGAATGAGAGCCACTTTTTCCGGCCGGATGGCAAGCGTAATTTTATCTCCGATACGAAGGTCGCGAGAGGCATTGGTGACATCAAGATTCAGGTTGCCAATGGAGGTTTCCACGGTGGCAATTGATTCGTGCAAAGCCTTGACTGGCCCTTCAAGCAGATTGCAGGAGCCGAGAAACTGGGCGACGAAGCGTGTGTTTGGACGTTCATAGATCTCTTCAACTCCGTCGAGTTGCTCAATTTTACCCTTGTTCATAACGGCAATGCGGTCACTCATCACCAGAGCTTCCTCCTGATCGTGTGTGACAAAGACAAACGTAATGCCGAGGCGCCGTTGAAGTTGATGTAATTCAATCTGCAATTGTTTGCGCAGCTTGAGATCCAGAGCCCCGAGCGGTTCATCAAGCAGCAACACTTCGGGCTCATTCACCACTGCCCGGGCAAGCGCAACACGTTGTTTCTGGCCGCCCGAGAGTTGGGCGGGTTTGCGATCAACAAATTCTGTGATCTGCACTTGTTCCATAATCCGGTCGACGCGCCGGGAAATGTCAGCCGCGGAAAAGTTCTTCATGCGCAGACCAAAGGCAACGTTGTCGCGTACCGTCATATGTGGGAACAATGCGTATGATTGAAACACGGTATTCACCGGGCGTTTGTGGGCGGGAACGTTCGTGACGTCCTTTCCGGCA
The sequence above is drawn from the Pedosphaera parvula Ellin514 genome and encodes:
- a CDS encoding polyamine ABC transporter substrate-binding protein — translated: MKRYLIIAITTLLAAYSGFAEQQKLNLFIWSEYIDPKIVTQFEKQFDCKVNIDLYEEAESMLAKMQGGGASLYDVVVPPDHMIPAMVKLGLLVPLRHEHIPNLKNLDETFANPPFDRGNKYTAAYQWGTVGIFARQSKDQPFTPTWGLLFDPKQQAGSFILIDSVRDMVGAALKYKGYSLNSTDPKQLKEARDLIIEAKKRSTGFEGSVGAKNKVLGKSARVAIAYSGEGVRGMTDDKDTIFFIPKEGSQIWLDNLAIPAQAPHRELAEKFINFMLDARIGAQLSGYTQFASPNKAAMAFIPVPDLKNPAIYPSTEVKAKLEFLEDLGGKTRIYDEIWTQIKAK
- a CDS encoding ABC transporter permease, which produces MKRTSIPLSIVAGLLYLFLYAPLAIVIVYSFNAARFGAGWSGFTTQWYATLWENSLALSATKNTLLLAVFSTLISTVLGTMLGYGLNRFRFPGKSLLNWFLYVPVFIPDIIMAISLLLFYSLIRKWLGLFELGLTTMILAHVTFQIPFVAIVVRSRLIGLDPALEEAAHDLGANEWQTFLHITFPLIIPGIVAGAMLAFTLSLDDFVVSFFTSGPGSTTLPIFIYSSVKRGITPDINALSTLIVLASILGTIIATLLQRNRKST
- a CDS encoding ABC transporter permease, whose amino-acid sequence is MNTSVDPKPSETHFGQHLSRAGHFIRAAFTAGPATLWLVVLLLVPLAAIGAISFMSRGDYGEIELPFTIENYKRLLGFGMLGFDSLYPIILFRSLTLGIGTALACVITGLPLAFFIARLPARFKTPALTLVVIPFWTNLLIRTYAWQILLAPESWITQFVHAIGIGKVDEPLQPSTFAVGIGMICDYLPFLVLPLYTSVEKLDWSLAEAAMDLGANRIQVFRHALLPQIMPGLFAGMILVLLPATGQFVIPDLLGGAKTVMLGNAIQQQFGQSRDWPFGSAIAFVALGLVMMGLWLYARKSQGKGEPTLL
- a CDS encoding ABC transporter ATP-binding protein, whose amino-acid sequence is MQEKLAVPYVSGAEKQSGKEPEVFAIQAESLVRRFGKVEALSHVSVEIRKGEFFSLLGPSGCGKTTLLRLIAGLDLPDDGTLRIAGKDVTNVPAHKRPVNTVFQSYALFPHMTVRDNVAFGLRMKNFSAADISRRVDRIMEQVQITEFVDRKPAQLSGGQKQRVALARAVVNEPEVLLLDEPLGALDLKLRKQLQIELHQLQRRLGITFVFVTHDQEEALVMSDRIAVMNKGKIEQLDGVEEIYERPNTRFVAQFLGSCNLLEGPVKALHESIATVETSIGNLNLDVTNASRDLRIGDKITLAIRPEKVALIRADIIPASNHFTARVEDLVYSGSRNSISLANWRTQAQCLQSELPSGASRTPSWPNTRGSFAIQFFDCIGRLTDSCISRIKN